From the genome of Triticum aestivum cultivar Chinese Spring chromosome 1A, IWGSC CS RefSeq v2.1, whole genome shotgun sequence:
TTATGTACGGTACACTATTTTAAAATTCAATGGGATTCTGTTTTGCTTTTGCTTGCGTGCACGGCAAACCCCAGCTCGTAGTTGGCACCCGGCACCACGGGCCACGTGAGCGTGTCCCGTTCCCGTATCCCAACCCAACCACGCGGTAACCCCACCGCAACAAACCGCCGGAACCTTCATCTTGGTCTTCGTCTTCGCCGTACCCATCCCCACACCCTCCACTCTCCGGCACCCGCACGCTCGCCTCGCCGGAACCCTTCTTGCCATGATGTCTTcgtcgccgcccgccggcgccgccgacgGCGACATGGAGACGctgcccctcgccgccgcctccgactACGCCTCCGTGGCCTCCACCTTcgaccccctcctctcctcctcctcgcccgcctcccctcccgcccccgccgcctcccccctNNNNNNNNNNNNNNNNNNNNNNNNNNNNNNNNNNNNNNNNNNNNNNNNNNNNNNNNNNNNNNNNNNNNNNNNNNNNNNNNNNNNNNNNNNNNNNNNNNNNNNNNNNNNNNNNNNNNNNNNNNNNNNNNNNNNNNNNNNNNNNNNNNNNNNNNNNNNNNNNNNNNNNNNNNNNNNNNNNNNNNNNNNNNNNNNNNNNNNNNNNNNNNNNNNNNNNNNNNNNNNNNNNNNNNNNNNNNNNNNNNNNNNNNNNNNNNNNNNNNNNNNNNNNNNNNNNNNNNNNNNNNNNNNNNNNNNNNNNNNNNNNNNNNNNNNNNNNNNNNNNNNNNNNNNNNNNNNNNNNNNNNNNNNNNNNNNNNNNNNNNNNNNNNNNNNNNNNNNNNNNNNNNNNNNNNNNNNNNNNNNNNNNNNNNNNNNNNNNNNNNNNNNNNNNNNNNNNNNNNNNNNNNNNCGCCTCCTCCCCGCgctccgcctcggcctcctcctcctcctccccgagaTCCGCGCGCGCCGCCACGTCCGAGTACTCCTACATCGCCGTCTCCGACCCGGAgaccgaggccgaggccgccgccacctccctcgtCCCCGGATCCGCCCCCACCTACATCTCCTACCTCGTCACCAGCGCCCGCCGCGGCGACCACCGCCGCCACTCCGTCCGCCGCCGCTTCCGCGACTTCGTCACCCTCGCCGACCGCCTCGCCGAGTCCTTCCGCGGCCACTTCGTGCCCCCGCGCCCGGACAAGAACACCGTCGAGAGCCAGGTCATGCAGCGCGACGAGTTCGTGGCCCAGCGCCGCGCGGCTCTCGAGAGGTACCTGTGGCGGCTCGCTGAGCACCCCGCGATCGGGACCAGCGACGAGCTGCGCGTGTTCCTGCAGGCCGAGGGCAAGATGCCGCTGCCGAGCAGCACTGACGTTGCCTCGCGGATGCTCGATGGCGCGGCGCGTCTGCCAAGGCAGCTGcttggggaggaggcggtggccCCGCCGCAGGACGTGGTTCAGCCGGCCAAGGGCGGGAGGGACCTGCTGCGGATATTTAAGGAGCTGAAGCAGTCGATGGTCACGGACTGGGGTGGCGTGAGGCCACCACTGGTGGAGGAGGACAAGGAGTTCCTGGAGAAGAAGCAGAAGATGCAGGATTGGGAGCAGCAGCTCAGTAGCGCATCGCAGCAGGTAATTTTCGGGCCATCTTTCGTAATATATAAAGCACACTGCTGAACTTCATGTTCTCGATCATACACTATCAACACATTATAAGTTGTTATATACGCTGCTTCTACTTGTGTTTGACATTGTAAGTCATTGTACATAGGCCGGCGTAAGCCCGCCGTTGACTCGTCAAAAAAAAAAGTCATTGTACGTTTTGAAGATAAAAGTTACAACCTTCCGCCCCATTGTAACATTGTTCCTGTAAATGTTTTTCCTCTTCAAACACTGTGTAATCAATACTccctagtgtcaaaaaacgttttacattatgggacggagggagtacatcttaaGCAGTGTCGTGCTTGGTCACTTTGTCAAGAACCAGAATGCCATGTACCACTTGGACCAACTGAATGGTGTGTATCCAGTATATCTAGTATATCTAGGTGAGGTGTAATGCTCAAGTCATCTAATGGAACGACCTCTACAATAAGGTTTTATCCTCAGGTTGTTTCTCAATTCTTGGGTTTCTCAATCAGCTTGTCGCTGGGATCAGGGGATATTTGGGCCACAAAGATCGATACAAGAATCCTCCACTTCGACTTGTTGTTTGCTCAATAGCTTGTATCTAATGCAAGATAAAAGCTAACTTGCCTTCCCCCACCTCATCCAAAAGCTGAGCTGGGATGAGTTTGGAAGCAGGCGAGTTGGACTACTGTATGGAAGCATTTAACGTAGGATGTGGTTTTGTTGTATTAGTAAGGTCAGTTTATCACTAAGTTATGGGAGCTGATGGGCGAAGAAGATATGGAAAGGGAAGAAGAAACACATCTTAGCTCTTAGGTGCAAAATTGGTCACACCACAGCAGGGAAATAATTATCACAATTCGGATAGCTATTGGTGGAAATGAATTGCAACTTTTGTGTGTGAAAATAAGGTCCCTCTCCTCTTGGCCTCCATATTTGAGTACACAGAAGTGACAGCCTGCAAGTTTTAGTCTCATTTGTGCCTTATGCCCGGGCAATCAATTAGCCACAGATGTCTACCATCTTAtgaattactccctctgtaaagaaatataagagccttAGTGATCTAagtgctcttatatttctttacagaggaagtacttGTTTTATAGTTCTTGCCAGCCAGACATAAGTGTGCATAAGAGTGGTGTGTCAGCTTGCATATTGTTCGTTCTATGCAAAATGTCCAATTCTATAAAAAAAGGTTCAATGCTTTTGCGTGTTAATGACTTTATTTAATGTGTAATTAGTTGTGGATCACAAAGCTGGTTTAGTTGACTAGACAAATGTTCGCTTTCTTTCCTTTCTGACCGGTCGGTGAATATGGGAGCACAGCACTGTGTTTTTCTAGAATTAGCGAGTGTAAGCGGTATACACCACTCAAACGACCATTGTGGTTGGGATCCATTTTTCGGGTAACATGGTGGTCCTACTTTGATCCTTGTTATAATATGCTGCTTCAAATACTACCTGCTTACTAATTAAATATTTAAATCATGACCCATATACACCGCCAATGCATGTAGCGCTGTAGCACAATAATTGTATGGAGGATGAGATCGATAGGGTTTCATATGAAAGCTGTGATGCTGGTGTTAGTTCAAATGCTGGATCTGACACTTCACGTAAAAAATAGAGAAGTGCCAAGGGCGAGGTAATGAAATCCTGGTTTAGAGTCATGTCAC
Proteins encoded in this window:
- the LOC123186284 gene encoding sorting nexin 2A translates to MMSSSPPAGAADGDMETLPLAAASDYASVASTFDPLLSSSSPASPPAPAASASSPRSASASSSSSPRSARAATSEYSYIAVSDPETEAEAAATSLVPGSAPTYISYLVTSARRGDHRRHSVRRRFRDFVTLADRLAESFRGHFVPPRPDKNTVESQVMQRDEFVAQRRAALERYLWRLAEHPAIGTSDELRVFLQAEGKMPLPSSTDVASRMLDGAARLPRQLLGEEAVAPPQDVVQPAKGGRDLLRIFKELKQSMVTDWGGVRPPLVEEDKEFLEKKQKMQDWEQQLSSASQQAEALVKAQQDMGDTMGALGLAFVKLTKFETEEAIYESQRIRAVDSKRIATAAVKASRTCRDLNTQTVKYLDTLHEHLGIMLSVHTAFSDRASALLTVQTLMSDLASLQSRIEKLEAASSKVFGGDRTRLRKVHELRETIRATEDAKCCALREYERIKENNKIELSRLDRERREDFLEMLKGYVTSQASYAEKIVDGWETVAEETSGYARRSSNDATY